A stretch of DNA from Methylogaea oryzae:
GGTCCTGGATCACCACCGGCAGGTCGAATTCGCCGCCGGGCAGGCCGAGTTTCTGTTCTTCCTCGTCGGTGACGATGATGCCGCTGGCCAGGCCCTGATAGACCTGCTCGGCGGTTTGCTCGTGAGCGTGGGAGTGGTAAATGCAGGTGCCGGCCCGGTTCATCACCTCGAATTCGTAAACGTAGGTTTCGCCTTGCTTGACCGCGTACATGGGATGGCCGTCGGCCAACGCCGGCACGTGCAGGCCGTGCCAGTGGACGATGGACGGGTCTTTCATCTCGTTGCGGTAGTGGATGCGGACTTTCTGGCCTTTGTGCAGGCGCAGCACCGGGCCCAGGTAGCTGCCGGGAATGTCGGCGATGCAATTGGCCGGGCCTTTCAGCACCGTGGCGAAGTACTTTTGCAGCCGGGTGCGGGTGCCGGGCAGGATGGGGAACATGACGTCGCGGGACACCATTTCGATTTCCACGTCGGGGCGGAAACCGGGCGTAGCGCGGCTCAAGGCGGGGCCGGTCATGGCCCTGGCCAAGCCGGGGATGCCCGAGGAGGCGATTAGGCCCATGCCGGCCAGTTGCAGGAAGCGGCGGCGTTGCGAGTTGTGGCGGTGGTCCATGGCGTGCATTACCTCTCTCGGTATGTTTTTAGGTATGGAACAGGCCCGCGTTTTTGGGAAACGTCTGGTCGCCCATTCCGTCCGGCGGTGCCGAATCAATCAGCACTTCCTTAAATTGTAAGTGTAGCCAATTCAGCGCTGACAGGTAGGGCAAAAAAACGTCGAGCGCTGGCCCAGCCGCAGGCAGCGCACGGCCGCGCCGCAAGCGGGGCAGGGCAGGCCTTCGCGGCCGTAGACGTTGAGGGTTTGCTGGAAGTAGCCCGGCTGGCCGTGGCCGTTGACGAAATCGCGCAGGGTGGTGCCGCCTTGACGGATGGCTTCGGCAAGCACCGCTTTGATCGTTTCGCCCAGGCGTCGGTAACGCGCCCGGCTGATGCCGCCGGCGGCCTTGCGCGGATCGATGCCGGCGCGGAACAGGGCTTCGCTGGCGTAGATGTTGCCGACGCCGACGACGATTTTGCTGTCCATGATGAACAGCTTCACCGCCATGGAGCGATTTTCCGCCAGCTTGTGCAGGTGGTCGCCGTCGAAAGCGTCGTCCAGCGGTTCCGGGCCTAGGGACGCCAGGAGGGGATGGGCTTCCGACGCGTCGGCGGTCCAGACCATGGCGCCGAAGCGGCGCGGGTCGTGGTAGCGTAGGACGGCCCCGGACGAGAGGCACAGGTCGATGTGATCGTGTTTCTTCAGCGGCTCGTCGGGCTGCGCCAGCCGCAAGCTGCCGGACATGCCCAGGTGGGCGATGAGGGTGCCGTGGCGGAAGCCGAACAGCAGGTATTTGCCGCGCCGCTTGAGGCTATGCGCGGTTTCGCCTTGCAATAGGGCGGGGAGGTCGCCGGGCACGGGCCAGCGTAGCCGGCTTTCGCGCACCAGGACTTGGGTAACGGTTTGGCCGACCAAATGGGGCGCCAAGCCGAGGCGGGTGGTTTCAACTTCCGGTAATTCAGGCATGGCGGTATTGTAAGGCCGCATTGGTCATTTCGAGCGAATGGATAGGAGGCATGGGCGTGGCGAAAAGCGGGGCGGCGGTGCGGTTCGGCATCGACTTGGGCGGCACCAAGGTGGAAATCATGGCGTTGGATCCGGCGGGCAACGAGATTTACCGTCGGCGGGCGGCCACCCCGGCCCGTGATTACGCCGCCACCGTGGCGGCGGTGGCCGATTTGGTGCGGCAAGCGGAAAGCGACTTGGGCGCGACCGGCACGGTGGGTATCGGCACGCCGGGGGCGGTGTCCAAGGCGACGGAGCGCATGAAAAACTGCAATTCCACCTGCCTCAACGGCCAACCCCTGCCGGCGGATTTGGAGGCCGCCCTGAGCCGGCCGGTGCGCCTGGCCAACGACGCCGATTGCTTCGCCCTGTCGGAGGCCACCGACGGCGCGGCGGCGGGTGCGGCCAGCGTGTTCGGCGTGATCCTCGGCACCGGTGTGGGCGGCGGCATCGTGGTCCACGGGCGTTTATTGTCGGGACCCAACGCCATCGCCGGGGAGTGGGGGCACAATCCGCTGCCCTGGCCGGCGGTGGCGGAGTTGCCGGGGCCGGCCTGTTATTGCGGGCGCCACGGCTGCATCGAAACCTATTTGTCGGGGCCGGGTTTGAGCCGGGATTGCGCCCTTTCCGGCGGCGATCCGCTTTCCGCCGCCGACATCGTCGCTCGCGCCGGGGCCGGCGACGCCGCTTGCGAGGCCGCGATGGCGCGTTACGAAAACCGCTTGGCGCGGGCTTTGGCCCATATCGTCAATATTCTCGACCCGGAAGTGATCGTGCTGGGCGGCGGTCTGTCCAACTGCGCCAGGTTCTACGCCAACGTGCCGAAGCTGTGGGGCGAATACGTCTTCTCCGACCGGGTCGACACGGTCCTGGTGCCGCCCAAGTTCGGCGACTCCAGCGGCGTGCGCGGCGCGGCGTGGTTGTGGAGCGATTAGCGCCTAGCGGCGGATTCGAGTCCGGCCTGTTACAATGGCCTCCTTCTTCGGCAGTTTTCCCTTCTCATCTATCGTGCGTATCGCACTCGGCATCGAATACGACGGCAGCGCTTTTTCCGGCTGGCAGTGGCAGGACGGGCCGCGCAGCGTCCAGGCTTGCGTGGAGGCGGCGGTCTCCAAGGTGGCGGATCACCCGGCCAGCGTGATCTGCGCCGGCCGTACCGATACCGGGGTGCACGCGCTGGAACAGGTGGCTCACTTCGATACCGACGCCAAGCGGGAGTTGCGCGGCTGGCTGATGGGCATCAATACCGCGCTGCCCGAGGACGTGCGGGTGCTGTGGGCCAAGCCGGTGGACGACCGCTTCCACGCCCGCTACAGCGCCATCGCCCGCTTTTACCGCTACGTCATCCTCAATCGCCCGGTCAGATCGGCGCTGGAGCGGCGGCGGGTGACCTGGGTTTACCACCCCATGGACGAGGCCCGTATGCAGTTGGCCGCCGAGCACTTGATAGGGGAACACGATTTCAGCGCCTACCGCGCCTTGGGCTGCCAGTCCAAGAGCCCGAGGCGGCGCATGTATTTCATCCATGTTTACCGCCGGGAAGACCGGGTGATCGTCGATATTTCCGCCAATGCTTTCCTGCACCACATGGTGCGCAACATTGTCGGCGTGTTGATCGCGGTGGGCATCGGCAAGCAAGAGCCGGAGTGGGCCAAGGCGGTGTTGGAATCCCGCGACCGCAGCCAGGGCGGCGTGACCGCGCCGCCGGACGGCTTGTATTTCGGCGGCGTGGCTTATCCGGCGGAATTCGGTTTGGCGCGCCACCCGGTGCTGGATCGCTTGCCCGCCGACGCTTGCCGTTATACCGGCGATCCCGCCGATTCCGTCTTGCATGAGCTGGCCGGCGAGGAGGTGGTGGAATGAGCCAAGTTGGTGCGCCGAATGGGGTTGCCTGGGCGCCGGAAAGGAAATCGTCATATCCCTGGCGGCGAACTCGGGTTAAAATTTGCGGCTTTACCAGGCCGCAGGATGCGGCGGCGGCGGCGGCCTTGGGCGCCGACGCGTTGGGGCTGGTGTTTTATCCGCCCAGCCCGCGCGCCGTGACCGTCGCCCAGGCCCAGGCCGTGGTGGCGGCTTTGCCGCCTTTCGTGACGGTGGTGGCGTTGTTCGTGGACGAGCAGGAAGAGGCGGTTCGCGACGTGCTGGCCAACGTGCGGGTGGACTTGCTGCAATTCCACGGCGACGAATCGCCGGAATATTGCCGCGGTTTCGGGCGGCCTTACATGAAGGCCATTCGCATGGCGGAAGGCGTGGATTTGGCGCAAGTGGCCTGGCGCTACCACGATTCGGCCGGTTTGCTGCTGGACGCCTGGCATCCCGACGCCAAGGGCGGCACCGGCGCGGCATTCGACTGGGAGCGCGTTCCGGCCCAGTGTTCCCTGCCCATCGTGCTGGCCGGCGGTTTGACGCCGGACAACGTGCGGCAGGCCTTGGCGGTTGCCCGTCCCTACGCGTTGGATGTGAGCAGCGGCGTGGAATCGGCCAAGGGCATCAAAGATTTCGATAAAATGGCGGCGTTTCTCAACGAGGTGTATGAATTTGAGCGCACAGGTTAAGCAGGCATCCGGACCCTACAACTGGCCGGACAAGCGGGGCCACTTCGGGCCTTATGGCGGCGTTTTCGTGGCTGAAACCCTGATGCATGCCATCGGCGAGTTGAAGGACGCTTACGAGCATTACACGAAAGACCCGGCCTTCCTGGCCGAGCTGGACCAGGACCTCAAGCACTACGTGGGCCGTCCGTCCCCCATCTACCATGCCGAGCGTCTCAGCCGCGAGCTGGGCGGCGCGCAGATTTACCTGAAGCGCGAGGATCTCAACCATACCGGCGCGCACAAGGTGAACAACACCGTCGGCCAGGCCCTGTTGGCCAAGCGCATGGGCAAGACCCGCATCATCGCCGAAACCGGCGCCGGCCAGCACGGCGTGGCCACCGCCACGGTGGCGGCCCGCTTGGGTCTGGAGTGCGTGGTGTACATGGGCTCGGTGGACGTGGCGCGCCAGGCGCAGAACGTTTACCGCATGAAGTTGCTGGGCGCGACGGTGGTGCCGGTGGAGTCCGGTTCCAAAACCCTCAAGGATGCGCTCAACGAAGCCATGCGCGATTGGGTTACCAACATCGACAACACTTTCTACATCATCGGCACGGTGGCCGGTCCCCACCCGTATCCCGCCATGGTGCGCGACTTCCAGGCCATCATCGGCCGCGAGTCCAAGCAACAGATGACCGAGATGACCGGCCGGCTGCCCGATGCCCTGGTGGCCTGCGTGGGCGGCGGCTCCAACGCCATCGGCCTGTTCCACCCGTACATCGACGACGCCCAAGTGGCCATGTACGGCGTGGAAGCGGCCGGCGACGGCATCGAAACCGGCCGCCATTCGGCGCCGCTGAGCGCCGGACGGCCCGGCGTGCTGCACGGCAACCGCACCTATCTGATGGAAGACGACGACGGCGAAATCATCGAAACCCATTCCGTGTCCGCCGGCCTGGATTATCCGGGCGTCGGTCCGGAGCACGCCTGGCTGAAAGACATCGGCCGCGCCAATTACGTCAGCATCACCGACGACGAGGCCTTGGAGGCGTTCCACACGCTGACGCGCAAGGAAGGCATCATCCCCGCCTTGGAGTCCAGCCACGCGGTGGCTTACGCCATGAAGCTGGCGCCCACCCTGGGCAAAGAGAAAACCGTGCTGGTCAACCTGTCCGGGCGCGGCGACAAAGACATCCACACCGTAGCCCAGCGGGGAGGCATCCAACTGTGAGTCGCCTGACTTCCACTTTCGAAAACCTGGCTCGCCAGGGCCGCAAGGCGCTGATTCCGTTCATCACCGCCGGCGATCCGACGCCGGGCTTCACCGTGCCCATGATGCACGCCATGGTGGCGGCCGGCGCCGACATCATTGAGCTGGGCGTGCCGTTTTCCGATCCCATGGCCGACGGCCCGGTGATCCAAAAGGCCAGCGAGCGCGCTTTGGCCCACCACATGAGCCTGCGCAAGACCATGGACATGGTGGCCGAATTCCGCCGCTTGGACGACACCACGCCCGTCGTGCTGATGGGCTACCTCAACCCGGTGGAAGTGATGGGCTACGCGGCTTTCGTCGAACGGGCCAAGGCCGTGGGCGTGGACGGCGTGCTGACGGTGGACATGCCGCCGGAAGAGGCGGGCGACTTCCTGCCCATGTTGAAGGAAGCCGGCATCGATCCCATCTTCCTGCTGGCTCCGACCAGCACCGCCGAGCGGATTGCGCGGGTGGACGAAGTGGGCAGCGGTTACGTCTATTACGTCTCCCTCAAGGGCGTGACCGGCGCGGGCAACCTGGACCTGGCCGACGTGGAGGAGAAGCTGGCTGAAATCCGCCGCCATACCCAGCTGCCGCTCGGCGTGGGCTTCGGCGTGAAAAACGCCGAGACGGCGGGAGCGCTGAGCCGCGTGGCCGACGCCGTGGTGGTGGGGAGCGCGTTGATCTCCGTCATCGAGCAAAATCCGACGCTCGCCGCGAGCGAGTTGTCCAATCAGATCAGCGACCTGTTGCGCGCCATGCGCGCCGCAATGGACGCTACACGCTAAGAGGACCGCGCCATGAGCTGGTTTTCCAAATTGATGCCGTCGAAGATCCGCACCGACGCTTTGACCAAAAGCACGGTGCCGGAAGGGTTGTGGACCAAGTGCCCGCAGTGCAACGCCATCCTCTACAAGGCCGAGGTCGAGCGCAACCTGGAGGTTTGCCCCAAGTGCGATCACCACATGCGCATCAACGCCCGCCAGCGCTTGCACCTGTTCCTGGATAAGGAGCAGCGCCAGGAACTGGGCGAGGAATTGGCGCCCACCGATCCGCTCAAATTCAAGGACAGCAAAAAATACAAGGACCGGTTGGTGCAGGCGCAGAAAGCCAGCGGCGAAAAAGACGCCCTCATCGTCGTGCGCGGCCGGTTGAAAGGCCAGCCCCTGGTGGCGGCGGCGTTCGACTTCCAATTCATGGCGGGTTCCATGGGCTCGGTGGTGGGCGAGCGCTTCGTGCGCGGCGCCAATATCTGCCTGGAGCAGAAGATTCCCTACGTGGTGTTCAGCGCCAGCGGCGGCGCCCGCATGCAGGAATCGCTGCTGTCGCTGTTCCAGATGGCAAAAACCAGCGCCGTGCTGGCGCGCATGGCCGATGCCGGCGTGCCGTTCATTTCGGTGATGACCGATCCCACGATGGGCGGCGTTTCCGCCAGTTTGGCCATGTTGGGCGATATCAACGTGGCCGAGCCCAACGCCTTGATCGGTTTCGCCGGCCCGCGCGTGATCGAACAGACCGTGCGGGAAAAACTGCCGGAAGGCTTCCAGCGCAGCGAGTTCCTGCAGGAGCACGGTGCGGTGGACATGATCATCGACCGTCGCGAAATGCGCGACAAACTGGCCGAGTTGCTGGGCATGCTCAGCTATAGCCGCGGCAAACCGCGCGGCGAGCGGGCCTTGCTCACCAGGGAAGACGCGGCGCACTCCTAACCCATGCGCTTCTCAACGCTGGCCGAGTGGCTGGCATGGCAGGAAACGCTGCATCCCAAACCCATCGACTTGGGCTTGCAGCGGGTCCGGCGCGTATACGACGCCCTGGGCAGCGGCGCGGCCCCTTTCACCATCACGGTGGGCGGCACCAACGGCAAGGGTTCCAGCGTAGCGCTGTTGAGCGCCATCTTGCGGGCGGCCGGCTACCGGGTGGGCACTTACACCTCGCCGCATTTGTTGCGCTACAACGAACGCATCCAAATCGACGGCGAACCGGTCGACGACGCGACCATCTGCGAGGCGTTCGGCCGGGTGGACGGCGCGCGTGGCGACACCAGCTTGAGTTATTTCGAGTTCGGCACGTTGACGGCGTTGGATATTTTCCGCCGCGCCGGCTTGGACGCGCAGATTTTGGAGGTGGGGCTGGGCGGCCGACTGGATGCGGTGAACATCATCGACGCGGACGCGGCGCTGGTGGCCAGCATCGACATCGACCACCAGGAATGGCTGGGCGACAGCCGCGACGCCATCGCCTTGGAAAAAGCCGGCATTTACCGGCGCGGCCACCCGGCGGTGCTGGGCGACCCCGAGGCGCCGCCGGCTTTGCTGTCTTATGTGGACGAACAGGGCATCGCGCTGCACCGCCAGGGGCGGGAGTTCGGTTATTCGATGGATGGCGCCGGCTGGAACTGGCGCGGCTCGACCGGCTCGTTGCGAGAGTTGCCGTTGCCGGCCATGCCCGGCAAGCACCAGCTGCTCAACGCCTCGGCGGTGCTGCAACTGCTGCAATTGGTGCAAACGCGTTTGCCGGTGGCGGAATCGGCGGTTAGGCGCGGCCTTGAGACCGTTCGCTTGGCGGGACGGTTCCAATTGATTCCCGGCGCGCCCGCTGTCCTGGCCGACGTGGCGCACAATCCCCAGGCGGCGCGGGTACTGGCCGAGTATTTGCGGGAGGCCTTCGGCGGACGCCGCGTGTTGGCCGTCTTCGCCATCATGCGCGACAAGGACGTCGCCGGGGTGGTGGGCGGCGTCGCCGATTTGGTGTCGGCGTGGTATCTTGCGCCGCTGGCCATGCCGAGGGCGGCCACGGCGGACGAGCTGCACCCGCTGTTGGCGGCCGCGACGGCGGCACCGATCCATGGAGGTTATGCCGACGTGGCCGAGGCTTTTAGGGCGGCGCGGCGGGATGCTCGCGCGGACGACTTGATCGTGGTGTTCGGATCCTTTTTTTTGGTGGCGGAGTTTTTGGCGCAAATGGCGTCGGGAGTTGAGGTAGCTCATGGATCAACAGTTAAAGACTAGGTTAATCGGCGTTACCATCGTTGTTTCTTTGGTCGTGATTTTCGTGCCGATGCTGTTCGAAGACAGCAGCGACCGGGAAGCGGCTAGTATCGGTGCCGCCAACGTACCCGAGTTCCCCCAAGAGTTGCAGTCCCAGGCTTTGCCGCTTCCTTCCTCCGCGCCGAAAATGGCGGCATTGCCGCCGGCGCCGGAACCCACGGCGATCCGCGAAGAACCGTTGGACCCGCTGGACGTTCCGAGCGGCGGCGGCGAGCCGACCGACGACATGGGCGTTTCGGCCGACGCTCAGGACGCGTTGATGCCGGAAAGCGCGCCCCGCGCCGGCCGCTCCGCGACAGCGCAGAACGCGCCGCCCAAGGTGAAGCCGTTGGTCAAGGAGGCGCCGTCCAAACCGACCGCGGCGGAACTGCTCAAACCGCTGGACAAACCGAAGCCCGCCCCCGTGGCGGAGCCGGCCCCGGCCAAGGCGCCCGTCGTGCCCGCGACGCCGGCGGCGGCTCCTGCGGCGGCGAAGCCCAAGGCGGCGGCGCCGGTCGCCGCCAAGCCGCCGGCGGCGGCCGATGCGAAGCCGGCCCCGACCGCTCCGGTCAAGATGTCGGCCTGGATCATCCAGGCCGGCAGCTTCGGCGACGAGGCCAACGCCAAGACTTTGCTGGTCAAGCTGCGCCAAGCCAATGTCGCCGCCTTCGTGGAGATGATCCCCAGCCCCAACGGCAACAGTTACCGGGTGCGCGTTGGGCCGGAGCTGGATCGGGCGCGGGCGGAAGCCACGCTGAAAAAAATGGAGACGGAGGCTGGCGTCAAAGGCATGATCGTTTCCTATCCGTGATGATTCGTCCCTTAAGCCTTGGGCTGAAACTTTGATCTGGATCGACTACGCCATCATCGGCTTGATCTCCCTGTCGGCCATCGTCGGCCTGATACGGGGATTCGTGCGGGAAGGTTTTTCCCTGGCTTTGTGGATCTTGGCCGGCTGGATTGGGTTGACCTTCAGCCGCGAGTTTTCCGTTTATTTGGAAGCCTCCATTTCCATGCCCTCGGCGCGCATCGCCGCGGCGTTCGGCATTCTGTTCGTCATGACTTTGGTGGTGGGCGGACTGGTGGGGTTCCTCGTATCCAAATTGGTTTCCGCGACCGGTTTCAGCGGCACCGACCGCTTGGCGGGATTGGTTTTCGGCGTCGCTCGCGGCGCGGTGATCGTTTCCGTATTGGTATTGCTGGCGGGGGTGACGCCGCTGCCGGAAGATCCTTGGTGGAAGGAGTCCCAACTGATTCCGCCGTTCCAGAAACTGGCCCTGTGGCTGCGCGGGCAGTTGCCCGCCGGCGTGGCCGGTTATGTAACCTACCGTTAATTTCTCTTTTCCTTTCGCTATTAGGGTAATCGCCTATGTGTGGCATTGCTGGCATCGTTTCCCATGACAATGTCAATCAGGAGCTGTACGAAGCTCTGACGGTATTGCAACATCGTGGCCAGGACGCCGCCGGTATCGTCACCTGCGAGGGTGGACGTTTGTACTTGCGCAAGGACAACGGCTTGGTGAGCGACGTGTTCCACACGCGCCACATGCTGCAATTGCAAGGCAATATGGGCATCGCCCACGTGCGTTATCCCACCGCCGGCTGCTCCAGCTCGGCGGAAGCGCAGCCGTTTTACGTCAACTCCCCCTACGGCATCACGCTCGCGCACAACGGCAATTTGACCAATGCCGACGAGTTGCGCCGCGCTTTGTTCGAGGAGGATCAGCGTCATTGCAACACGGGTTCCGACTCGGAAGTGCTGCTCAATGCTTTCGCCCACGAACTGCAGCAGGGTCACAAGTTGCGCCTGGAAGTGGACGACGTGTTCCAGGCGGTGTCCGCCGTGCACCGCCGCTGTAATGGCGCTTACGCCGCCTTGGCGATGATCACCGGCTTCGGCATTTTGGCGTTCCGCGACCCCCACGGCATTCGCCCGCTGGTCTACGGCGAACGGCAGTCGCCCAACGGCAAGGAATATATGTTCGCGTCCGAAAGCGTGGCTTTGGACGTGTTGGGCTTCAAGCTAGTGCGCGACGTGCGTCCGGGCGAGGCGATATTCATCGAGCGCAACGGCACGCTGCACAGCCGCCAGTGCGTGGAAGCGGCCACGTATGCGCCATGTATTTTCGAATACGTCTATTTCGCCCGCCCCGACTCCATCGTCGACAATATTTCGGTGTACAAGGCCCGTTTGCGCATGGGCGAGAAGTTGGCGCACAAGATTCTGCGTACCCTTCCGAACCACGACATCGACGTGGTCATCCCCATTCCCGACACCAGCCGCACCTCTGCGTTGCAGTTGGCCAATACGCTGGGCGTCAAATATCGCGAAGGCTTCGTGAAAAATCGCTATATCGGCCGGACTTTCATCATGCCGGGCCAGCAGATGCGGGCGAAAAACGTGCGGCGCAAGCTCAACGCCATCGACCTGGAGTTCAAGGACAAAACGGTGCTGCTGGTGGACGATTCCATCGTGCGCGGGACGACCTCGACGCAGATCATCCAAATGGCCCGCGACGCCGGCGCGAAAAAAGTCTACTTCGCTTCGGCCTCGCCGCCGGTGCGTTTCCCCAACGTCTACGGCATCGACATGCCGGCGGCGGAGGAGCTGGTGGCCCACGGTCGCAGCGACGACGAAGTGCAGCGCGAACTGGGCGCCGATTGGCTGGTTTACCAGGATCTGGACGACCTGATCCGCGCCGTGCAAAAAGGCAACCCGGATGTCGTACGGTTCGATACGTCCTGCTTCAATGGCGACTATGTGACCGGCGACATTACCGAGGAGTACCTGGCGGCGCAGAGCTGCAAGCGTTCCGACGGCGCCAAGGGCCAGGACGCGCGGCTCAGCTCCATACTCGATCTCAACAATGCGGTGTAAACGGGGGTAACAGGGCAGTGGACGAGCTAGACTGGCAACAATACGCCGTTGAAACCCAGGCCATCCGCGCAGGGCAGCACCGCACGCCGGAACAGGAACACAGCGATCCCATCTTCGCCACCTCCAGTTACGTGTTCGGCAGCGCGGCGGAAGCGGCGGCGCGCTTCACCGGCCAAATTCCCGGCAACATCTATTCCCGCTTCACCAACCCCACGGTGCGCGCCTTCGAGGAACGCCTGGCCGTGTTGGAAGGCGGCGAGCGCTGCATCGCCGTCGCCTCCGGCATGGCGGCCATCGCCGCCGTGGGATTCAGCTTGCTGAAGGCCGGCGATCATGTGGTTTGCTCGCGGGGCGTGTTCGGCAACACGACCATTTTCTTCCAGAACTTCCTCGCCAAATTCGGCGTGGAGACCAGCTATGTCGGGTTGACCGACTATGCCGGTTGGGAGCAAGCCATTCGCCCCAGCACGCGCTTCCTGTTCCTGGAAACGCCGTCCAATCCCCTGACGGAAATCGCCGACGTTCGCCGCCTGGCCGACCTGGCCC
This window harbors:
- the purF gene encoding amidophosphoribosyltransferase, whose translation is MCGIAGIVSHDNVNQELYEALTVLQHRGQDAAGIVTCEGGRLYLRKDNGLVSDVFHTRHMLQLQGNMGIAHVRYPTAGCSSSAEAQPFYVNSPYGITLAHNGNLTNADELRRALFEEDQRHCNTGSDSEVLLNAFAHELQQGHKLRLEVDDVFQAVSAVHRRCNGAYAALAMITGFGILAFRDPHGIRPLVYGERQSPNGKEYMFASESVALDVLGFKLVRDVRPGEAIFIERNGTLHSRQCVEAATYAPCIFEYVYFARPDSIVDNISVYKARLRMGEKLAHKILRTLPNHDIDVVIPIPDTSRTSALQLANTLGVKYREGFVKNRYIGRTFIMPGQQMRAKNVRRKLNAIDLEFKDKTVLLVDDSIVRGTTSTQIIQMARDAGAKKVYFASASPPVRFPNVYGIDMPAAEELVAHGRSDDEVQRELGADWLVYQDLDDLIRAVQKGNPDVVRFDTSCFNGDYVTGDITEEYLAAQSCKRSDGAKGQDARLSSILDLNNAV